The genomic window atatatatacatctttatatatatatgtatatatatatataaattatatatatatatatatatatatatatatatatatatatatatatatatatatatatatatatatatcatcatcatctgggggctaacaccgacgggggcgcatagccgcatccacctgtTGGTTGTTCCTATGAGGGTTCCTCATGGtaagctgccaggcagggactccgaccttctcgagctcctcacggCAGGTTGTATTGATTTGCCCAAGGCACGACCTCCTAGTTCGTCTCacaagcctcctccacccagggttgtcttgtACAGAGACAATCTGGTTGGggggatcatcctgggggaagcgagccaggtggctgtatagcctgagttggcgatcccggattgtgcaggtaacaggtcctgcgccagtctcacggtggtcctgccaactgtacgccatgatccggcacaagggcctaatacagaaggcatcaagatttgactccaaggcacaggataatgtccaggtctcactaccgtatagcaaaactggcattatctggGCCcggaaaacccgtagcttggtccttctgcacaggcatCTCGAAATACTcatgtcaagagagttcatgacccctgctgccaggccaatccgtctgctgacttcctagtctgacagcccagagttatgaactacactaccaaggtatgtaacgctctctgtgacttcaatgtcctcgccgcaaggatgtaccgactgaacaggttcacctaacaagtccccaaagtcctggaccttggtcttggtccaggagacctctatccccaagggcttcgcttcattagtAAATGtattgagagccaccactaaggattccaaggactcagatagaatagcaacatcatcagcaaagtcaaggtcggtaaccttgatattgcccagagttgctccacaatgactttgaacagcagctctgcctagtatccagtccatgcaagtgttgaaaagagttggtgcaagaacacagccttgcctctctcctgaactaaaaggaaagaagctcgacaggcccccaccacactttacagcactttcagtaccagtatacagacttgctatcagtccttgttggaattcctctgtctcaggatctcccagagtcactcccgatgcactgtatcgaacgccttcttgaggtcgatgtaggctgcaagcagcccatgtccgaactcacgacggtgctctactatgactcaaagcgcaaggatatggtctattgtggacttaccaggagtgaatccagattgctccggcctctggtgcctcagtagatggactctgatacgtctcagaaggatgtgggcaagaaccttgccagGTATACTGAGtggtgtgatgccgcggtgattgctgcagtcccatcggtcccccttccccttccagagagggacgACCACTCCCCTCAACAGGTCAGCGGGAATGGTACCGgatcgccagatggcagccaggacagaatGCAACCCACGCACCATAGGTTTCCCaccagcttttaacagttcagctgggatgccgcaaatacccgctgctttaccactcttcagcttggatatcgcccccctaacttcagtcagggaggatgggtcctcactgatggctGGGTCCggcaacctggtacagctgctcaaaatacgttcccgcaccgcaacaggatctgagacgatctggccacttactaagctgtcacctgagaagagggcttggccttctacctcctcagcaagactcctaataaattgttccctgtcccttcttaacagtgactgagttctgcgcacctgagaacggtgtaaATCCCGATCCCTTGTCAGACAAACCAtacaacaagcatctgtggcatccagagtttcctgtgagataaaattctgtcttgctctccagCAATCACCAATCGTTACTTGAGCAGCATCAAGTTTTTTGctcttgaaggtatcccacagaagtacagggtccatcagattttcgagcgctgcgaaacgaccagagactgcttcagcaaaTCCCCGGGCACACttcgagtccacttcaaaactcttcagcctgtccaagtgaaacaccctggggtgatcattggaccgctgaggagttttgaagtggaccaatctatggtcagtaccacagaagtcggcactcctatacaccctgcagttctggaagctcctccagtgagtgctaacgagtatgtggtcgatctccttggctgcattacctgtatCGCTGTACCaatccaacgatgtgggtctgggcactggtaccaggagccagaaatcctgttTCTGGGACCtcgcaaagtcccagaaaaggaggctattctcactaccggtatcagttcctgagccaaggggaccgacagacatctcatagccagcttgatcacagccagatactgcattgaagtcacccagaacaatacgaacaTCTCaccggggacacctgtctgacacagatgctagtttggcgtagaacatctctttctcgTCGTTTACAAACATCATTAGGAGCCTACACAGCAATaaaagacatgaagccaaatactagcttcagtctcattaccattatacactcatcgactggagtaacctctactgccGATGGCTGGAGTCTgttggagatggccatggcttctccctggagatggtgaccatcactaCGGCCCGACCAATAGTAGGTATAGCCATCTACActaatcgtgccgctgccaggtcttctcacctccgagagagcagccacctccactctcagcttccccagttccctcgacagcagaggcaaccgatcatcttgaagcaaagaacggacgttccaagcccccagcCTGACAtcctgcctgaggtttagccacaggcagtcactccgggtgcaCGCCACCTCTGCCATCTCCGCCGACGCTGCTCCGGGGGGCAGCAAGATACAGGACCCATCACCTGCCTGCGGGCTCCCGAAGGCTTTTCCCAgcaagcttcactccaggctggcgactgccagaacgcaggcgggatgagtgggtcccgttcccatcctgcgtcccTGCAGTCGCTCTCCCAACAGGGCCTGCAGCCCGCCTCACtttctgggtgggaggagcatttcccctcctcctagcatttccatttatagtgAACACTGCCGATGAGGttcatctggggggggggggggggaggaggactggcaaggtccacttcccccgagcctcccattaaccccaggggccCTAGGgccaggagttggtacagggccagggcgtgtccacacgccggtggtccatgaccctgtacctcttgggcctcctgctgctccgagatcccccacagtttagcctgggaccgcaaggtacccagtttccatgggaggccacgagggggcactgcaggtctcgatgatggagaggctatgaactgacaggggaggcttatgcatagctgctccctttttagcactaggctagccagcggtggcagctgtaagcgagacggcatgcaaagcacttaacactaactaggctaccacaccatcgcttcacatcaccctatGCGTAaagcacagggtgatgtgaatatatatatatatatatatatatatatatatatatatatatatatatatgtatattcacatatatatatatatatatatatatatatatatatatatatatatatatatatatatatgtatatgtatatatatatatatttatatatatatatatatatatatatatatttatttatttataaatatgatatgtatatatatatatatatatatatatatatatatatgtgtgtgtgtgtgtgtgtgtgtgtgtgtgtgtgtgtgtgtgtgtgtgtgtatgtgtgtgtgtgtgtataaacatatatatatgaatatatatatatatatatatatatatatatatatatatatatatatatatatatatatatatatatatatatatattaaaattaaatatgaacacacacacacacacacacacacacacacacacacacacacacacacacatatatatatatatatatatatatatatatatatatatatatatatatatttgtatatatatataatatacatatatatatatatatatatatatatattatatatacatacatacatacatacatatatatatatatatatatatatatatatatatatatatatatatatatatatgtgtgtgtgtgtgtgtgtgtgtgtgtgtgtgtgtgtgtgtgtgtgtgtgtgtgtgtgtgtgtgtgtgtgtgtgcgtgtgtgtgtgtgtgtgtgtgctatatatacatgcatgcataaatatatatatatatatatatatatatatatatatatatatatatatatatatatgcatgtatgtatatcaagctcaaaatgcaatttagaggcgccgccccgaaaaggtgacgcatgtacctcCGCCCGCTATAGTTAAATGGAATCCGAGATttcaaaccgtgcccaatcgcctctactgtATCGCAGCTTTTCACAGCATCTTCGATGAACTCCCTAACCCATTACGTTGTTTAAGGGTGTTTAAGGGATCAATAatgggtatacgagtactcatgTCTATTCTCaattactctgtgatagctttccataacaccctggatcacctctgtaacccttgccgttgtgtAGGGTTGTATGTAAGGGGTCTATAagtggtatgaaaattttcatactgtACCGTCTAATTTAGtgatttactctgtgataggtttccatagcaccctaaataaacctgcaaccatatACTGTTGCCTCAATATTTAAGCAGTATTTTGGCTTTTTTTCGCGTCCTGGCTCCTTATAGggaccattcatatatatataaatatatatatatatatatatatatatatatatatatataatatataaatatatatatatatatatatatatatatatatatatatatatatatatatatatatatatatatatatatatatatatatatatatatatatatatagatgtatatattatttgtatacacacacacacatacacatacgtatgtatatagatatatgcatatatatgtgtatatgtatatatatatacgtacatatgcatatatgtatatatatacttatatacatacatatgtatatatgtatatttacatatatatgtacatatatatgtatatacatttaagtagttacatgtttctacatatatatatatatatatatatatatatatatatatatatatatatatatatatatatatatatacatatatatatgtatatatatatatatatatatatatatatatatatatatatatatatatatatatatatatatatatatatatatatatatatacacacacacatatatatgtgtatatatgtacatatataagtaaatatatatatatatatatatatatatatatatatatatatatatgcatatatatatatatatgtgtgtgtgtgagtgtgtgtgtgtgcgtgtgtgtgtgtgtgtgtgtgtgtgtgggtgtgtgtgtgtgtgtgtgtgtgtgtgtgtgtgtgtgtgtgtgtgtgtgtgtgtgtgtatgtgtgtgtgtgtgtttgtgtgtgtatatgtatatatgtatatatataattataaatatatatatatatataaatgtatatatatatatatatatatatatataaatgtatatatatatatatatatatatatatatatacatatgtatatatgtatatatatatatatatatatatatatatatatatatatatatatatatatatatatatatatatatatacatacatacagagagagagagagagagagagagagagagagagatgtatgtatatgtatgtatatgtatatatatgtatatatatatatatatatatatatatatatatatatatatatatacctatatatatatatatatatatatatatatatatatacctatatatatatatatatatatatatatatatataggtatatatatatatatatatatatatatatatatacacacatatatgtatatgtatatatatatatatatatatatatatatatatatatatatatataaatatgtatatatatatatgtatatatatatatatatatatatatatatatatatatatatatatatatatatatatgtgtgtgtgtgtgtgtgtgtgtgtgtgtgtgtgtgtgtgtgtgtgtgtgtgtgtgtgtgtgtgtgcgcgcgcgttcatgcgtgcgtatacatacatgcatatatatatgtatgcctgtgtatttGTGCGATAGAAAAAGGTGGGTCCGTACGCGCTTGGTTGAGCTCAAAGCCAAGcaatacaaagagaaaatgaaagtagcATCAGTTACGATCTATGAGCGACGCCTCCCGGTCACGATGGCCGGGCTCGGAATAAAATCAATACGGCAGCAGCAGCGGGGTCAATGGTGGTCAATATCTAGGGCGAGGTCAGGCGAAGCTGCGCTTTATGACGAAGCTcatagggggaagtgggaaggggggcaTGGCCAGGGCCGAGCTCCGCGGCcataaaacacatacatgaatgtgtatatacatacatgtatacatgcatgtatgtatcagtatCATCTAGCTGTGCTGGCATCAACTGCCTCGGCTTCTTAAACGCACGCTCATGACAGGGGCCGTGCTTTCTTAGACTGTCATGCTATAAATatcaacagagagaaaaaataataatttatgaaCGCAAAAGTTGTCATCACAACAACGTAATAAGTAATCTCCTCGGatcccctggggggggggggatagaaagaaaaacaggaggcAATACTTTTTGAACAAccctcgtgtgtgtatatgtatatatatatatatatatatatatatatatatatatatatatatatggatatatatatatatatatatggatatatatatatatatatatatatatatatatatatatatatatatatatgtatatatatgtatgtgtataaatatatatatatatatatatatatatatatatatatccatatatatatatatatatatatatatctatatatatataaaaatatatgtatatatatgtatctaaatttatatatgtataaatatatatttatatatatatatatatatatatgtatatatatatggatatatatatatatgtatgtatatatatatatataaatatatatatgtatatatatatatatatatatgtatatataatatatatatggatatatatgtatgtgtacaaatatatacatacatacatatatatatacatatatatatatatatatatatatatatatatatatatacatataaacatatttatatatatatatgtatatatataaatatatatatatatatatacatatgtatatatatatgtatgtatatatatatatatatatatatatatatatatatatatatatatatatatatatatacatacatacatacatatatataaacatatatatatatatatatatatgtatatatatatatatatatatatatatatatatatatatatatatatatatatatatatatacacacacacatatatatatatatatatatatatatatatatatatatatatatatatatatatatatatacacacgagggTTGTAttgcctctctctcacacatacacacacacacacacacacacacacacacacacacgcacacacacacacacacacacacacacacacacacacacacacacacacacacacacacacacacacacacacacacgcatatatgtgtgtgtgcacaaaatacagaggcacacacatatagggagatatatatatatatatatatatatatatatatatatatatatatatatatatatatatatatatatatatatacataaaagcattCCATATCCTTAGGCTTTTCGGAAACTGAGCTGGAATTTTTCATTATCACCTGTTTTGGAAATtagctgttgtgtgtgtgtatgtttgtgtgtgtgtgtgtgtgtgtgtgactgtgtgtgtgtgtatgtgtgtgtgtgtgtgtgtgtgtatgtgtgtgtgtgtgtatgtgtgtgtgtgtgtgtgtgtgtgtgtgtgtgtgtgtgtgtgtgtgtgtgtgtgtgtgtgtgtgtgtgtgtgtgtgcgtgtgcgtgtgcgtgtgcgtgtgcgtgtgcgtgtgcgtgtgtgtgcgtgtgtgtgtgtgtgtgtgtgtgtgtgtgtgtgtgtgtgtgtttgtgtgtgtgtgcatacatatatatacacacatatacatacacacacacacacacacacgcacacacacgcacgcgcacacacacacacacacacacacacacacacacacacacacacacacacacacacactcacacacacacacacacacacacacacacacacacacacacacacacacacacacacacacacacatatatatatatatatatatatatatatatatatatatacatatatatgtatatatatatatatatatatatatatatatatatatatgtatgtgtatatatatatatatatatatatatatatatatatatatatatatatatatatatatatatatatatatagaaacacacacacacacacacacacacacacactcacacacacacacacacacacacacacacacacacacacacacacacacacacacacacacacacacacacacacatatatatatatatatatatatatatatatatatatatatatatatttatatatttatatatatatatatatatatatacataaatatatatatatatatatatatatatatatatatatatatatatatatgtatatatttgagcacacacacacacacagagacatatatatatttatatatatatatatatatatatatatatatatatatatatatatatacatacatatatatatatatatatatacatatatatatatgtatatatatatatatatatatatatatatatatacataaatgaatatatataaatatatatatataaatgaatatatacatatatatatatatatatatatatatatatatatatatatatatatatatatatatatttatatatatgtatatattgtatatagatatatatgtatatatatatatgtatatatatatatatatatatatatatatatatatatatatatatatatacatacatatatatatatatatatataaatatatatttgtattaataaatatgtatattaatatatttgtatatatatatatgtatatatatatacatatatatatacacatatatatatatgtatatatatatgtatatatatatgtatatatatatgtgtatatatatatatgtatatatatgtatatatatgtatatatatatatatatatatatatacatacatatatatatatacatttatatatatatatatatatatatatatatatatatatatatatatatacataaataaataaataaatttatatatatatatataaatatatatatatagatatatatatatatatatatatatatatatatatatatatatatatatatatatttatatatatatacataaatatacacacacacacacacacatccacacacacacacacacaaacaaacacacacacacacacacacacacacacacacacacacacacacacacacacacacacacaaacaaacacacacacgattacacacacacacacatatatatgtatatattcatatatattacacccTTACCCTGTAATCAAATACTCTTTTTGCTCATTCGGAAAAATGTTTTACATTCTTATGTACTGATTGCTTTGCGCACACGTGATAATCAGAGGGGAAATATTTCAGCAAAACCTCGGCGCAGAATCCGGGCGCGGAGGATTCCCAGCATCCGAAATATGGGAATCAGGGAAATGCTATTTCGAGACGAAAGTCCCTGCTTGGTAACACGTTCTTATTTGCTGATCTTCCGGGCAGACGGAAGCAGCTGACTCTTATATCGACTGAGAAATAGACAAGAAACATTGATTACGTCAATTTTATATAAAAGAAACGTCAGTGACACAGACGATATATATAAGCTAAGGCTTTTCGCACTGAGAAAGTACAAGAAGTGCTAAATGCTAAAAACATCAGCTAAATTTTCATGTCATACTTCTTAATAACCTCTGCCTCTTCATCATGATCAGAACTGCTGACGTCTTCATCACCTTGCAATTCTCATCATCAACACATGGAAGATAAAGAAACAGCggtaagctaaaaaaaaaaaaaaaaaagaaaaaaaaactttacgctATGGTAAATGCTATCaaagtaagagaaaatgaaaaggctAATAATTGGAACAATTACACAAAGGGAGCTACAAGGGAAATCACTCTAAGggttgatgattattttttttatgaagaagatttttttaatcttttagtcTTCCTTATCCATCGAACTGCCTGTATGTTTTCTTTTAAGGTATTCAATTTCACTATCTAATTATAATTGCCCGCTACCTTTAGGGTGAATATAAATCTCTACGTATTTGGCGGCCGTTTATAGCCATCGGAATCTAATATATCTTTCCTCGAATAACAGATTGCCTTCCTGTCCCACAGGGATGATGACGCTGGAACAAGAACGCGAGGACCCTAAGGGGGCCGCCGGAGGAGAGACGAGCCACCCGGACCCCCGGCCCGGGCCCCAGAGCTTCCAGCCCTCCCAGCCCTCCCACCACGCCCGCCTGACCAACCCTCGCGTCCCGTCGAGCCTCATGAAGCCCGGTCAGAATCCACGGCGGCCTAGAACTCCCGTGAGACAGCACCAGGTGGACTCCCCTTCGTCTGCCCCAGAAGTTCGCCCAAGTTCGCTCCAGGGTCAGCAGCAACAGCAGATTCCTTTTCCATCACTGGCAGAAAAAAGACCATtaaatcaaagcaaaaaaaactttttggcaCAAATAGCAGTCCCGGGGCAGGGGCCTGCGAGATCAGCGCAAGAGCAGGCGCACAGGACCGTGCTGTGTCAGGGCAGAAAAAAATCCCTAGGCTCAATATTCACGCCGAAGGTGACGGGAGACGCGACTGGGAGACGAGGCAGCGAAACGGGCCTGGGTCAGAAACTGAAAAAGATGGCATGCGAGGTTGTTGTCccgcccctcccaccacccccggACCCAAGGGTCCAGGCGCGCGTGCCGCCGCAGCCGGTCAGTCTGGAAAGCATCGAAAGTGTCAATCTGATGGATCTCTCGAGTGACACGGAAAAGGACTTCGATGGCGTACTTTTAGAACACAAACCTTTGAGCGACGCAGCTCCATGTGTCATGAACATGGAGCTTAGCGCCATATCAGCTCCTTGTCGGGTAACCtgctcccccctcgcctcccccttgtGGGCAGCAAACACAGTAAGCTCAACGCTCACAGCAtcaacatcctcttcctccactgcCGTTCCGTCGCGCTCTTCACGAAGAAAATCCTCAACCCTGCTATCTCCCGTCCCCGTGGGAGTGTCCACCAAGGGCACACTCAGCTCAACGGACGCAGCGCCGTTCACAGAGCCACCGGCCGCCGACATGTCCCTCGTCGGTCCCCTGAACACGGCAGACACAGTGCCGCTCTTGTGTCCGTCGGCGTCCACGGACAGCACACAGACGGAGGAGGAGTTCAGCACCAGCATCATGCCAGACATATCTCTCATTAAAAGATCCTCTCTGATCACATCGCACACCACAGCTTCTGGTGCTTCCATCAGTCCATCTGTAACTCTGCCTCCTCCAGCCATTTCTGCGGCTCTTCCATCAGGAAAACCGCTGGAGAGTTTCCTGCCTCCCGTCCCGAGCGCGGTGGAGTCTCCCGCCCAATGCCCTGGCGATGCTTCGGCGAAACCAAGCATAGCGTCGCCTGCGCCCCTGTCGACCCCCGACCTCAGAATCGACATATTCGAGGCGGACTATCCGAGCGACGGATGGCTGCCGGGAGGAGCGGATGGAGCTATGGAGGTCGGCTCACCT from Penaeus vannamei isolate JL-2024 chromosome 5, ASM4276789v1, whole genome shotgun sequence includes these protein-coding regions:
- the LOC113804146 gene encoding uncharacterized protein; its protein translation is MMTLEQEREDPKGAAGGETSHPDPRPGPQSFQPSQPSHHARLTNPRVPSSLMKPGQNPRRPRTPVRQHQVDSPSSAPEVRPSSLQGQQQQQIPFPSLAEKRPLNQSKKNFLAQIAVPGQGPARSAQEQAHRTVLCQGRKKSLGSIFTPKVTGDATGRRGSETGLGQKLKKMACEVVVPPLPPPPDPRVQARVPPQPVSLESIESVNLMDLSSDTEKDFDGVLLEHKPLSDAAPCVMNMELSAISAPCRVTCSPLASPLWAANTVSSTLTASTSSSSTAVPSRSSRRKSSTLLSPVPVGVSTKGTLSSTDAAPFTEPPAADMSLVGPLNTADTVPLLCPSASTDSTQTEEEFSTSIMPDISLIKRSSLITSHTTASGASISPSVTLPPPAISAALPSGKPLESFLPPVPSAVESPAQCPGDASAKPSIASPAPLSTPDLRIDIFEADYPSDGWLPGGADGAMEVGSPPAASAGFPAITPEDLTPAELHEFDMKYGSPHHAHSRSIKSLARPTLLALPPEKPRFVALPFNGDEDEDDDYYRLRHFSITGRRIVNRGDSFKSRRTRSNTSVASDASRIVTSLEGGANLVTSLVGGANLMATLEGACRTLAPGLPPAITLSCDDVSCIADGCAWSHPCSLATSAASSAASSQASSASEMVTPYRVVMLGGPGVGKTALVHQFMTSEHINAYDNSLDEEFGEQSVSIMLEGEESEIVFIDRPADEMTVSGP